The following are encoded in a window of Emcibacter sp. SYSU 3D8 genomic DNA:
- a CDS encoding helix-turn-helix domain-containing protein has translation MDRLASFDHSGAMATMKPLERRPRRWLTRRGESARETILRAAVACFVEVGYARTTMSEVAKHAGVTRGQVQHHFATTRDLLLAAVRWLHAEIGRELDESLAQAAGRDIVETAVVALWNHAGGPMQTAARELTAAARTDAGLRQVLDESRAGIEGDRNDRLRHLYREVIELDPEGFAMLADYMEVFLHGLSETAFATDDAARKRALLEFFMANIRRFWTDRGKSAALTPKQVGSRAASSRGKPQLQLSSRRRRL, from the coding sequence ATGGACAGACTCGCCAGTTTCGACCACTCTGGCGCCATGGCAACCATGAAACCCCTCGAACGGCGGCCCCGCCGGTGGCTCACACGACGTGGCGAGAGCGCGCGCGAGACCATACTGCGCGCCGCCGTGGCTTGCTTCGTAGAGGTCGGCTACGCCCGCACTACCATGAGCGAGGTCGCCAAACACGCCGGCGTCACTCGCGGCCAGGTGCAGCACCACTTCGCCACCACCCGCGACCTGTTGCTGGCGGCGGTGCGCTGGCTGCACGCCGAGATCGGCCGCGAACTGGACGAATCGCTTGCCCAGGCGGCAGGCCGCGACATCGTCGAAACGGCGGTCGTGGCGCTGTGGAATCACGCTGGTGGTCCCATGCAGACCGCCGCGCGCGAATTGACAGCCGCCGCACGTACCGACGCCGGGCTGCGTCAAGTGCTCGACGAAAGCCGTGCCGGCATTGAGGGCGACCGCAACGACCGGTTGCGCCATCTCTACCGCGAGGTGATCGAACTCGATCCGGAAGGCTTCGCCATGCTGGCCGACTACATGGAGGTATTCCTGCACGGCCTGTCCGAGACTGCCTTCGCCACCGATGACGCAGCCCGCAAGCGGGCGCTGCTCGAGTTCTTCATGGCCAACATCCGCCGCTTTTGGACCGACCGTGGTAAGAGCGCGGCCCTGACGCCGAAGCAGGTGGGCTCGCGGGCGGCGTCGTCGCGTGGGAAGCCCCAACTTCAGCTGTCATCCCGCCGAAGGAGATTGTGA
- the gluQRS gene encoding tRNA glutamyl-Q(34) synthetase GluQRS → MIVTRFAPSPNGYLHLGHALSAMTGFRAARPDGRFLLRIEDIDTARARPEFEKAIFEDLAWLGLTWRVPVRRQSEHVADYEAALARLESMGLTYPCFCTRKDIAAEIARSPAAPHGPEGALYPGICRHLSDGERRRRIEAGEKFAIRLDVARAVAMTGPLGWSDRLRGQVAADPASLGDVVLARKDIPTSYHLAVTVDDALQGVTLVTRGEDLFHATHIHRLLQELLQLPVPDYWHHRLIRDAGGMRLAKSKGAPALRDLRAAGMTTAEARALVD, encoded by the coding sequence ATGATCGTCACCCGCTTCGCTCCCAGCCCCAACGGCTACCTGCATCTTGGCCATGCCCTGTCCGCCATGACCGGGTTCCGGGCGGCACGGCCGGATGGCCGGTTTCTGCTGCGTATCGAAGACATCGACACGGCCCGTGCCCGGCCCGAATTCGAGAAGGCGATCTTCGAGGATCTGGCCTGGCTTGGCTTGACCTGGAGGGTACCGGTGCGCCGCCAGTCCGAGCATGTCGCCGACTATGAAGCCGCGCTCGCCCGGCTGGAGTCGATGGGCCTGACCTATCCCTGTTTCTGCACCCGCAAGGACATCGCGGCCGAGATCGCAAGGAGCCCTGCCGCGCCGCATGGTCCCGAGGGCGCGCTCTATCCGGGCATCTGCCGCCACCTGTCTGACGGCGAACGCCGGCGGCGGATCGAGGCCGGCGAGAAATTCGCCATCCGCCTCGACGTGGCCAGAGCGGTGGCGATGACCGGGCCGCTGGGCTGGTCCGACCGGCTGAGGGGCCAGGTCGCCGCCGATCCGGCATCGCTGGGCGATGTGGTGCTGGCGCGCAAGGATATCCCCACGTCCTATCACCTCGCGGTTACCGTAGACGACGCGCTGCAAGGCGTGACCCTGGTGACACGCGGCGAGGACCTGTTCCACGCCACCCATATCCACCGGCTGCTGCAGGAATTGCTGCAGCTGCCGGTGCCGGACTACTGGCATCACCGACTGATCCGGGATGCCGGCGGCATGCGTCTTGCCAAGTCCAAGGGCGCCCCGGCGCTGCGCGACCTGCGCGCCGCGGGTATGACGACGGCCGAGGCGCGGGCGCTGGTGGATTAG
- a CDS encoding acyl-CoA dehydrogenase family protein — MASTLPKDETQSVHLDNLVPLCEQALEAAETLALAVRAAVAALIVRDGRVDRKLLEAHQSVAHGYGWYATYIEALRQTLAWRKALTEEGRGGELETLILQAGFGEYCAQLIGGLQMSQVEWARPSEMGASDAQIAAFASNPAVRALVRGGNTESVRARIAELVQDGLATGAFGDTGLDETLGMIRDQFRRFAQEEVAPYAHDWHLKDELIPADVVNHMSELGVFGLTIPEEYGGLGLGKTAMCVVSEELSRGYIGVGSLGTRSEIAAELILNGGTEEQKHQWLPKIASGETLPTAVFTEPNTGSDLGSLRTRAVKDGDVYKITGNKTWITHAARADVMTMLVRTNPETKDYRGLSMFLAEKPRMNSETDFPAKGMTGGEIHVLGYRGMKEYELGFDGFEVKAENLLGQQEGNGFKQLMATFESARIQTAARAIGVAQCAMELGLKYALDRVQFGKPIYNFPRVFGKIAWMVVEIMMARQLSYFAAREKDEGLRCDLEAGMAKLLGARVAWAAADNAMQIHGGNGYALEYPISRVLCDARILNVFEGAGEIQAEVITRRLLESN, encoded by the coding sequence ATGGCCTCCACCCTGCCAAAGGACGAAACCCAGAGCGTGCATCTCGACAATCTGGTGCCGCTGTGCGAGCAGGCGCTGGAAGCCGCCGAGACCCTGGCCCTTGCCGTTCGCGCCGCCGTTGCCGCGCTGATCGTCCGCGACGGCCGGGTCGACCGCAAGCTGCTGGAGGCCCACCAGTCCGTCGCCCACGGCTATGGCTGGTACGCCACCTATATCGAGGCGCTTCGCCAGACGCTGGCATGGCGCAAGGCCCTGACGGAAGAAGGCCGAGGCGGCGAGCTCGAGACGCTGATCCTGCAGGCCGGCTTCGGCGAATATTGCGCCCAGCTGATCGGCGGGCTGCAGATGAGCCAGGTGGAATGGGCACGCCCGTCGGAGATGGGCGCCTCGGACGCGCAGATCGCCGCCTTCGCGAGCAATCCGGCCGTACGCGCGCTGGTGCGCGGCGGTAATACCGAGTCGGTGCGCGCCCGCATCGCCGAACTGGTGCAGGACGGCCTCGCCACCGGCGCCTTCGGCGACACGGGCCTGGACGAGACGCTGGGCATGATCCGCGACCAGTTCCGCCGTTTCGCCCAGGAAGAGGTCGCGCCCTATGCCCATGACTGGCACCTGAAGGACGAGCTGATTCCGGCCGATGTGGTCAACCATATGAGCGAGTTGGGCGTGTTCGGCCTGACCATCCCCGAGGAATATGGCGGGCTGGGCCTGGGCAAGACCGCCATGTGCGTGGTGTCCGAGGAACTGAGCCGGGGCTATATCGGCGTCGGCTCGCTGGGAACACGCTCGGAGATCGCTGCCGAGCTGATACTGAACGGCGGCACCGAGGAGCAGAAGCACCAGTGGCTGCCCAAGATCGCCTCGGGCGAGACGCTGCCGACCGCCGTCTTCACCGAGCCCAACACCGGCTCGGACCTGGGCAGCCTGCGCACCCGGGCCGTGAAGGACGGCGACGTCTACAAGATCACCGGCAACAAGACCTGGATCACCCACGCGGCCCGCGCCGACGTGATGACCATGCTGGTCCGCACCAATCCCGAAACCAAGGATTACCGCGGCCTGTCCATGTTCCTGGCCGAGAAGCCCCGTATGAACAGCGAGACCGATTTTCCGGCCAAGGGCATGACCGGCGGCGAAATCCACGTGCTGGGCTATCGCGGCATGAAGGAATACGAACTGGGCTTCGACGGCTTCGAGGTCAAGGCCGAGAACCTGCTGGGACAGCAGGAAGGCAACGGCTTCAAGCAGCTGATGGCCACCTTCGAGTCGGCCCGCATCCAGACCGCCGCCCGCGCCATCGGCGTGGCCCAGTGCGCCATGGAGCTTGGCCTGAAATATGCCCTCGACCGGGTGCAGTTCGGCAAGCCGATCTATAATTTTCCGCGCGTGTTCGGCAAGATCGCCTGGATGGTGGTCGAGATCATGATGGCCCGCCAGCTTTCATACTTCGCTGCCCGCGAGAAGGACGAAGGCCTGCGCTGCGACCTGGAGGCCGGCATGGCCAAGCTGCTGGGCGCCCGCGTCGCCTGGGCCGCCGCCGACAACGCCATGCAGATTCATGGCGGCAACGGCTATGCGCTGGAATATCCGATCAGCCGCGTCCTGTGCGATGCCCGTATCCTCAACGTGTTCGAGGGCGCGGGCGAAATCCAGGCCGAGGTGATTACGCGCAGATTGCTGGAAAGCAACTGA
- a CDS encoding NmrA family NAD(P)-binding protein, whose amino-acid sequence MALVAVFGASGRQGLAQVRQLVKAGHDVRALSRSKDPFYGEVFEGAGKISVMPADTADDVSLQNAVNGVDAVFYTHPVRGGDRVTWVERVGKACAKAGVKRMVWNTSMWIPDRPGDPGAYGANTIAINKLWRTGCPATVFGSVLFMDNLLTGWAFESIVRDGIYTYPHNPFLQANWISLDDVAKFMIAAIDRPDLEGAWMNIGGPERMVPEDVAQVLSETIGRPIEFVPRTPAQFGKALADAFGDSVSPEEHAAISARIAEFYIYNNFAPTKPFVVDMKPVLDRIPIKLESMREWAARQEWKLTNKPRPPAG is encoded by the coding sequence ATGGCATTGGTGGCGGTATTCGGCGCGAGCGGGCGCCAGGGCCTGGCGCAGGTGCGCCAGCTGGTGAAGGCGGGCCATGACGTGCGCGCCCTATCGCGCAGCAAGGACCCATTCTACGGCGAGGTTTTCGAGGGCGCCGGCAAGATCAGCGTGATGCCGGCCGATACCGCCGACGACGTCTCGCTGCAGAACGCGGTGAACGGCGTCGATGCCGTGTTCTACACCCATCCGGTGCGCGGCGGCGACCGCGTGACCTGGGTCGAACGGGTCGGCAAGGCCTGCGCCAAAGCCGGGGTCAAGCGCATGGTGTGGAACACCTCCATGTGGATTCCCGACCGGCCGGGCGATCCGGGCGCATATGGCGCCAACACCATCGCCATCAACAAGCTGTGGCGCACCGGCTGCCCGGCCACCGTATTCGGCTCGGTGCTGTTCATGGACAATCTGCTGACCGGCTGGGCGTTCGAGTCGATCGTCCGCGACGGCATCTACACCTATCCGCACAACCCCTTCCTGCAGGCCAACTGGATCAGCCTGGACGACGTGGCCAAGTTCATGATCGCGGCCATCGACCGGCCCGACCTGGAAGGCGCGTGGATGAACATCGGCGGTCCCGAGCGCATGGTGCCCGAGGATGTGGCGCAGGTGCTGAGCGAGACCATCGGCCGCCCCATCGAATTCGTCCCGCGCACGCCGGCCCAGTTCGGCAAGGCGCTGGCCGACGCGTTCGGCGACAGCGTATCGCCGGAAGAACATGCGGCCATTTCGGCCCGCATCGCCGAATTCTACATCTACAACAATTTCGCCCCGACCAAGCCGTTCGTGGTCGACATGAAGCCGGTGCTCGACCGCATCCCGATCAAGCTCGAGAGCATGCGCGAATGGGCGGCCCGCCAGGAGTGGAAACTGACCAACAAGCCGCGCCCGCCGGCCGGCTGA
- the ccrA gene encoding crotonyl-CoA carboxylase/reductase: MTQQPATAENAPPTGQVLKDLYEVGEIPPLGHVPPKMYAWAIRRERHGPPEEAMQIEVVDTPDVDPDEVVILVMAAGVNYNGVWAGLGIPLSPFDVHKAEYHIAGSDASGIVYKIGSRVKRFKVGDEVVVHCNQDDGDDEECNGGDPMNSPSQRIWGYETPDGSFAQFAKIQARQLMHRPKHLTWEESACYTLTLATAYRMLFGHRPHIIRPGHNILVWGASGGLGSMAIQLCATAGANAIGVISDESKRDFVLSLGAKGVINRKDFDCWGQLPPVGDQAVYADYMKRSREFGKAIWNITGKGNDVDMVFEHPGESTFPVSCFVVKRGGMVVFCAGTTGYNLTMDARFVWMRQKRIQGSHFANLKQASQANQLVIERRIDPCMSEVFSWEDIPRAHTKMWKNEHKPGNMAVLVSARYPGLRTIEDAIEAGNEPGLGA; this comes from the coding sequence ATGACCCAGCAGCCCGCAACCGCAGAAAACGCCCCGCCCACCGGACAGGTCCTGAAAGACCTGTATGAAGTCGGCGAAATCCCGCCGCTGGGCCATGTGCCGCCAAAGATGTACGCATGGGCGATTCGCCGGGAACGTCACGGCCCGCCCGAGGAGGCCATGCAGATCGAGGTGGTCGATACACCCGATGTGGACCCGGACGAGGTGGTCATTCTGGTGATGGCGGCCGGCGTCAACTACAACGGTGTCTGGGCTGGCCTGGGCATTCCGCTGTCGCCGTTCGACGTGCACAAGGCCGAATACCACATCGCCGGATCGGACGCGTCGGGCATCGTCTACAAGATCGGCTCGCGCGTGAAGCGCTTCAAGGTGGGCGACGAGGTCGTGGTCCACTGCAACCAGGACGACGGCGACGACGAGGAGTGCAACGGCGGCGACCCGATGAATTCGCCGTCGCAGCGGATCTGGGGTTATGAAACGCCGGACGGCTCGTTCGCCCAGTTCGCCAAGATCCAGGCGCGCCAGCTGATGCACCGGCCCAAGCACCTGACCTGGGAAGAGAGCGCCTGCTACACGCTCACCCTGGCGACCGCCTACCGCATGCTGTTCGGGCATCGGCCGCACATCATCCGCCCGGGCCACAATATTCTTGTCTGGGGCGCATCGGGCGGACTCGGCTCCATGGCGATCCAGCTCTGCGCCACCGCCGGCGCCAACGCCATCGGCGTGATTTCCGACGAAAGCAAGCGCGACTTCGTGCTGTCGCTGGGCGCCAAGGGCGTGATCAACCGCAAGGATTTCGATTGCTGGGGCCAGCTGCCGCCGGTCGGCGATCAGGCTGTCTATGCCGACTACATGAAGCGCAGCCGCGAGTTCGGCAAGGCGATCTGGAACATCACGGGCAAGGGCAACGACGTCGACATGGTGTTCGAGCACCCGGGCGAATCGACCTTCCCGGTGAGCTGTTTCGTGGTCAAGCGCGGCGGCATGGTGGTGTTCTGCGCCGGCACCACCGGCTACAACCTGACCATGGACGCCCGCTTCGTGTGGATGCGCCAGAAGCGTATCCAGGGCAGCCATTTCGCCAATCTGAAGCAGGCCAGCCAGGCCAACCAGCTGGTCATCGAGCGCCGCATCGACCCCTGCATGTCGGAAGTGTTCTCGTGGGAGGATATCCCGCGCGCCCACACCAAGATGTGGAAGAACGAGCACAAGCCCGGCAACATGGCCGTGCTGGTGTCGGCCCGCTACCCGGGCCTCAGGACGATCGAGGACGCCATCGAGGCCGGCAACGAACCGGGCCTGGGCGCCTGA
- a CDS encoding HNH endonuclease, with the protein METAVPTLESCPALVLNADYRPLSYYPLSLWCWQDAVKAVFMERVVIVAEYDRVIRSPSFEFKLPSVICLKRYVKPAPFPAFTRFNLFLRDEFACQYCGDRHDLTFDHLVPRAYGGITTWENVITACAPCNLRKGGRTPGEAGMHPRTVPFRPNQHDLQDRGRRFPPNYLHESWRDYLYWDAELEP; encoded by the coding sequence GTGGAAACTGCCGTACCGACCCTGGAGAGTTGCCCTGCGCTGGTGCTGAACGCGGATTATCGTCCGCTCAGCTATTACCCGCTCTCGCTCTGGTGCTGGCAGGACGCCGTCAAGGCGGTGTTCATGGAGCGGGTGGTCATCGTCGCCGAATACGACCGGGTGATCCGCTCGCCCAGCTTCGAATTCAAGCTGCCCAGCGTGATCTGCCTGAAGCGCTACGTGAAGCCGGCGCCGTTCCCGGCTTTCACCCGGTTCAATCTGTTCCTGCGCGACGAATTCGCCTGCCAGTATTGCGGTGATCGCCACGATCTGACCTTCGACCACCTGGTGCCGCGCGCCTATGGCGGCATCACCACCTGGGAGAACGTCATCACCGCCTGCGCACCGTGCAATCTGCGCAAGGGCGGTCGCACACCGGGCGAGGCCGGCATGCATCCGCGTACGGTGCCGTTCCGACCCAACCAGCACGACCTGCAGGATCGCGGACGGCGCTTCCCGCCCAATTACTTGCACGAAAGCTGGCGGGACTATCTCTACTGGGATGCGGAGCTGGAGCCGTAA
- a CDS encoding peroxiredoxin yields the protein MSLRINSDAPNFTAETTQGTINFHEWLGDSWGVLFSHPKDFTPVCTTELGYVGRLAPEFAKRNVKVIGLSVDPVTNHGEWAKDIEETQGSPVNFPMIGDPDLKVAKLYDMLPEDAGTTSEGRTAANNATVRTVFVIGPDKKIKLMLIYPMSTGRNFDEILRVIDSLQLTAKHSVATPVNWKSGEDVIIVPSVSDEQAKEKFPGGWKTVKPYLRVVPQPK from the coding sequence ATGTCGCTGCGCATCAATTCCGACGCCCCGAATTTCACCGCCGAGACCACCCAGGGCACCATCAACTTCCATGAGTGGCTGGGCGACAGCTGGGGCGTGCTGTTCTCCCATCCCAAGGACTTCACGCCGGTTTGCACCACCGAGCTGGGCTATGTGGGCCGCCTCGCGCCCGAATTCGCCAAGCGCAACGTGAAGGTGATTGGGCTCTCCGTCGATCCGGTGACGAATCACGGCGAATGGGCCAAGGACATCGAGGAAACCCAGGGTTCGCCGGTGAACTTCCCGATGATCGGCGACCCCGATCTGAAGGTGGCCAAGCTGTACGACATGCTGCCCGAGGACGCGGGCACCACATCGGAAGGCCGGACCGCCGCCAACAACGCCACGGTGCGCACCGTGTTCGTCATCGGCCCCGACAAGAAGATCAAGCTGATGCTGATCTATCCCATGAGCACGGGCCGCAACTTCGACGAGATCCTGCGGGTGATCGACTCCCTGCAGCTCACGGCGAAGCACTCGGTGGCGACGCCGGTGAACTGGAAGAGCGGCGAGGACGTGATCATCGTCCCGTCGGTCTCCGACGAGCAGGCCAAGGAAAAATTCCCCGGCGGCTGGAAGACGGTGAAGCCGTATCTGCGCGTGGTGCCCCAGCCGAAGTAA
- a CDS encoding HAD family phosphatase, producing the protein MTQQHLWLVFDLGGVLFDFHGVHGLADITGRSYDTIHASLKHSPACRLFESGRIGGKEFAVLLRDELALDMPPGELLERWVGWLGGLKPGAAELLAEVRARYRTACLSNTNELHWAGLMDIHGLGGLFERTFASHEIGHWKPDPEIFAHVADALGAARIVYFDDNAHIVDGARAFGWDTHHVQGPLEIRAALGTLGLV; encoded by the coding sequence ATGACGCAACAACACCTTTGGCTCGTCTTCGATCTCGGCGGCGTGCTGTTCGATTTTCATGGCGTGCATGGGCTGGCGGACATCACCGGCCGCAGCTACGACACCATCCATGCCTCGCTGAAACATTCGCCGGCCTGCCGGCTGTTCGAGAGCGGCAGGATCGGCGGCAAGGAGTTCGCCGTACTCCTGCGCGACGAACTGGCGCTGGACATGCCGCCCGGCGAACTGCTGGAGCGCTGGGTCGGCTGGCTGGGCGGGCTGAAGCCGGGGGCGGCGGAGTTGCTGGCCGAGGTCCGGGCGCGCTATCGCACCGCCTGCCTCAGCAACACCAACGAGCTGCACTGGGCCGGGCTGATGGACATCCACGGCCTCGGCGGCCTGTTCGAGCGCACCTTCGCCTCGCACGAGATCGGCCACTGGAAGCCGGACCCGGAGATCTTCGCCCATGTGGCGGACGCGCTGGGTGCGGCGCGCATCGTCTATTTCGACGACAACGCCCACATCGTCGACGGCGCCCGGGCGTTCGGATGGGACACGCACCATGTGCAGGGGCCGCTGGAGATCAGGGCGGCGTTGGGGACGCTGGGGTTGGTCTGA
- a CDS encoding glucose 1-dehydrogenase has product MLEGKVVLVTGGSSGIGRITAQAISKAGAKVAVTGRRPEEGAECVALIEQAGGQALFVQGDVSNEEDIEKAIAETVKKFGKLDAAFNNAGIGAAGGRLADMDADSFDDMFNINVKGVFLSMKHEILQFLKQGTGGAIVNCSSVQGHVSIAGSGHYPATKHAVEGYTKMAALEYAGDRIRINAVSPAVISDGRLGSGPLPEEFQKMLLDLHPIGRFGTGQDVADAVIFLMSDKASFITGSSLVVDGGYMAK; this is encoded by the coding sequence GGCTCCAGCGGGATCGGGCGGATCACCGCGCAGGCGATCTCGAAGGCAGGAGCCAAGGTCGCCGTCACCGGCCGGCGGCCGGAGGAAGGCGCCGAATGCGTCGCGCTGATCGAGCAGGCGGGCGGGCAGGCGCTGTTCGTGCAGGGCGACGTCTCCAACGAAGAGGACATCGAGAAGGCGATCGCCGAGACGGTGAAGAAATTCGGCAAGCTGGACGCCGCGTTCAACAATGCCGGCATCGGCGCGGCGGGCGGCCGGCTGGCCGACATGGACGCCGACAGCTTCGACGACATGTTCAACATCAACGTGAAAGGCGTGTTCCTGTCGATGAAGCACGAGATCCTGCAGTTCCTCAAGCAGGGGACCGGCGGCGCCATCGTCAATTGCAGCTCGGTGCAGGGCCATGTGAGCATCGCCGGCTCGGGCCACTATCCGGCCACCAAGCACGCCGTCGAGGGCTATACCAAGATGGCGGCGCTGGAATATGCCGGCGACCGCATCCGGATCAACGCGGTCTCGCCCGCCGTGATCTCCGATGGCCGGCTGGGTTCCGGCCCGCTGCCCGAGGAATTCCAGAAGATGCTGCTCGACCTGCACCCGATCGGCCGCTTCGGCACCGGACAGGACGTGGCCGACGCGGTGATCTTCCTGATGTCCGACAAGGCCAGCTTCATCACCGGCTCGTCGCTGGTGGTGGATGGTGGGTATATGGCGAAGTAA
- a CDS encoding protein meaA — MSETSGKGADSVKPKTARDKPWLIRTYSGHSSAKASNELYRTNLARGQTGLSVAFDLPTQTGYDSDHPLARGEVGKVGVPVGHLGDMRALFDGIPLEKMNTSMTINATAPWLLALYIAAADEQGADRSKLSGTVQNDIIKEYLSRGTYIFPPAPSMRLTTDVISYTYRELPKWNPTNVCSYHLQEAGATPVQEVAFALATAIAVLDSVRDSGQVPADEFPTVVGRISFFVNAGVRFITEMSKMRAFTELWDELTATRYGIEDASLRRFRYGVQVNSLGLTEQQPENNVYRILLSMLAVTLSKNARARAVQLPAWNEALGLPRPWDQQWSLRLQQIVAYETDLLEYADIFDGSVAIEKKVTALKQEILEEFERIQAMGGAVSAIESSYMKQALVQSNSLRMNAIEAGELPLIGVNIFAETAPSPLTGGDGAILTVDDSAEHDQIEHLKAWRAQRDGAAVKAALAGLSDAAREGRNMMPASIEAAKAGVTTGEWGQVLREIFGEYRAPTGVGRASNDRGADLSAVQAKVDAVSAKLGRRLKILVGKPGLDGHSNGAEQIAVKARDSGMEVVYEGIRLTPAQIVNAALEEGVHVVGLSILSGSHVALVTDVMDRMRAAGMGDIPVVVGGIIPPEDERTLKAAGAAAVYTPKDYQISEIMSDIVDLVDKSQDEAA; from the coding sequence ATGAGCGAGACGTCAGGCAAGGGGGCCGACTCAGTAAAGCCGAAGACGGCCAGGGACAAACCATGGCTGATCCGCACCTATTCCGGCCACTCCTCAGCCAAGGCGTCGAACGAGCTCTACCGGACCAATCTGGCGCGCGGCCAGACCGGCCTTTCAGTGGCGTTCGACCTGCCCACCCAGACCGGTTACGACAGCGATCATCCGCTGGCGCGGGGCGAGGTGGGCAAGGTGGGCGTGCCGGTCGGGCATCTGGGCGACATGCGCGCCTTGTTCGACGGCATCCCGCTCGAGAAGATGAACACCTCGATGACCATCAACGCCACCGCGCCGTGGCTGCTGGCGCTGTATATCGCCGCCGCCGACGAGCAGGGCGCCGACCGCTCGAAACTCAGCGGCACGGTGCAGAACGACATCATCAAGGAATATCTCAGCCGCGGCACCTACATCTTCCCGCCGGCGCCGTCCATGCGCCTGACCACGGATGTGATCAGCTACACCTACCGCGAGCTGCCGAAGTGGAATCCGACCAACGTCTGCTCCTACCACCTGCAGGAAGCCGGCGCGACGCCGGTGCAGGAGGTGGCGTTCGCGCTGGCCACCGCCATTGCCGTGCTCGATTCGGTGCGCGATTCGGGCCAGGTGCCGGCGGACGAGTTTCCGACGGTCGTCGGCCGGATCAGCTTCTTCGTCAATGCCGGGGTGCGCTTCATCACCGAGATGTCGAAGATGCGCGCCTTCACCGAGCTGTGGGACGAGTTGACGGCGACGCGCTACGGCATCGAGGACGCCAGCCTGCGCCGCTTCCGCTATGGCGTGCAGGTCAATTCGCTGGGTCTCACCGAGCAGCAGCCCGAGAACAACGTCTACCGCATCCTGCTGTCCATGCTGGCGGTCACCCTGTCGAAGAACGCCCGCGCCCGCGCGGTGCAGCTGCCGGCCTGGAACGAGGCGCTGGGCCTGCCGCGTCCGTGGGATCAGCAATGGAGTCTCAGGCTGCAGCAGATCGTCGCCTATGAGACCGACCTGCTGGAATATGCCGATATCTTCGACGGCTCGGTCGCCATCGAGAAGAAGGTGACGGCGCTGAAACAGGAAATCCTCGAGGAGTTCGAGCGCATCCAGGCCATGGGCGGCGCGGTCTCGGCCATCGAATCATCCTATATGAAACAGGCGCTGGTGCAGTCGAACAGCCTGCGCATGAACGCCATCGAGGCGGGCGAGCTGCCGTTGATCGGCGTCAACATTTTCGCCGAAACGGCGCCCTCGCCTCTGACCGGCGGTGACGGCGCGATCCTGACGGTGGACGATTCGGCCGAGCACGACCAGATCGAGCACCTCAAGGCCTGGCGCGCCCAGCGCGACGGGGCGGCGGTGAAAGCCGCCCTTGCCGGCCTGTCCGACGCCGCCAGGGAAGGCCGCAACATGATGCCGGCGTCGATTGAAGCGGCGAAGGCGGGCGTCACCACCGGCGAATGGGGCCAGGTGCTGCGCGAGATCTTCGGCGAATACCGCGCGCCCACGGGCGTGGGCCGCGCTTCCAATGACCGGGGCGCGGATCTGTCGGCGGTGCAGGCCAAGGTCGACGCGGTCTCGGCCAAGCTGGGGCGGCGGCTGAAAATCCTGGTCGGCAAGCCCGGCCTCGACGGCCACTCCAACGGCGCCGAGCAGATCGCCGTGAAGGCCCGCGATTCCGGCATGGAAGTGGTCTACGAAGGCATCCGCCTGACACCCGCCCAGATCGTCAACGCGGCGCTCGAGGAAGGCGTGCACGTGGTCGGCCTGTCGATCCTGTCCGGCAGCCACGTCGCGCTGGTCACCGACGTCATGGACCGCATGCGCGCGGCCGGCATGGGCGACATCCCGGTCGTGGTCGGCGGCATCATCCCGCCCGAGGACGAACGGACCCTGAAGGCGGCCGGCGCCGCGGCGGTCTACACGCCCAAGGATTACCAGATCAGCGAGATCATGAGCGACATCGTGGATCTGGTGGACAAGTCGCAGGACGAGGCGGCGTAG
- a CDS encoding GNAT family N-acetyltransferase, translating into MIRVRRLDVDDAAAFRAVRLECLRLHPENFGTVWEVERERPAGDFAATLAAHQFWGGFEGEALAGIVGFYVMPRAKERHRGVLYAMYVRESARGTGMAAALVQAVIEHARPLVDMIWLKVAVANAPARALYARFGFTVYGLEKASLRVGGRNIDQEYQVLALR; encoded by the coding sequence ATGATCCGGGTCAGGCGTCTGGACGTTGACGATGCGGCCGCGTTTCGCGCGGTGCGCCTCGAATGCCTGCGCCTGCATCCGGAGAATTTCGGCACGGTTTGGGAAGTCGAGCGGGAGCGGCCCGCCGGCGACTTCGCGGCCACGCTGGCGGCGCACCAGTTCTGGGGCGGCTTCGAGGGCGAGGCGCTCGCCGGTATCGTCGGCTTCTACGTCATGCCCCGCGCCAAGGAGCGGCACCGCGGGGTGCTCTATGCCATGTATGTGCGCGAGAGCGCCCGCGGCACCGGCATGGCCGCCGCGCTGGTACAGGCGGTGATCGAGCATGCGCGCCCGCTGGTCGACATGATCTGGCTGAAGGTGGCCGTCGCCAACGCACCGGCCCGCGCGCTCTATGCCCGCTTCGGCTTCACGGTCTACGGGCTGGAGAAGGCCAGCCTGCGCGTCGGCGGGCGCAACATCGACCAGGAATACCAGGTGCTGGCCCTGCGATGA